A region of Ornithorhynchus anatinus isolate Pmale09 chromosome 5, mOrnAna1.pri.v4, whole genome shotgun sequence DNA encodes the following proteins:
- the LYSMD2 gene encoding LOW QUALITY PROTEIN: lysM and putative peptidoglycan-binding domain-containing protein 2 (The sequence of the model RefSeq protein was modified relative to this genomic sequence to represent the inferred CDS: deleted 2 bases in 2 codons), translating to MGEEEREEPLPLALPARPSRPPAPRSVLGCSAGRCPLPAARCPVRLHGGPGPGPGPGAASAPPPPREEREEREEEEEGAGELCLVLARTKTRSYGSTAAARPPPPPQRYLRHRVVAGDTRQGIALKFGVTMEQIKRANKLFTNDCIFLKETLNIPVPSEKPSPFNGLDSPCPSAEDAAGVAAAPLPALGPRKIRTGQAEELSARDFLQKLDLQIDCPRGPPGKLKGESRDADAADGPYAGSSYHM from the exons atgggggaggaggagagggaggagccccTTCCTCTTGCCCTTCCCGCCCGCCCTTCCCGCCCGCCGGCGCCTCGGTCGGTGTTGGGCTGCTCGGCGGGTCGGTGCCCGCTGCCCGCTGCCCGCTGCCCGGTGAGGCTCCatggcgggcccggccccggccccggccccggcgccgcctccgccccgccgccgccgcgggaggagcgggaggagcgggaggaggaggaggaaggggccggggagctgtgcctggtcctggcccgcACCAAGACCCGCTCCTACGGCAGCacggccgccgcccgcccccccccccccccccagcgctacCTGCGGCACAGGGTGGTCGCCGGGGACACCCGGCAGGGCATCGCCCTCAAGTTCGGGGTCACG ATGGAACAAATCAAAAGGGCAAACAAACTCTTCACCAACGATTGC ATCTTCCTGAAGGAGACCTTGAACATCCCAGTGCCCTCT GAGAAGCCGTCGCCGTTCAACGGACTcgactccccctgcccctcagcgGAAGACGCGGCTGGAGTGGCGGCcgctcccctcccggccctcggGCCCCGGAAGATCCGGACCGGCCAAGCCGAGGAGTTGTCCGCCAGAGATTTCCTGCAGAAGCTGGATCTGCAGATCGACTGTCCACGCGGGCCGCCAGGAAAGCTCAAAGGAGAGAGCAG AGACGCCGACGCCGCTGACGGTCCTTACGCAGGGTCTTCTTACCACATGTAG